In Helianthus annuus cultivar XRQ/B chromosome 3, HanXRQr2.0-SUNRISE, whole genome shotgun sequence, a single window of DNA contains:
- the LOC110929305 gene encoding serine/threonine-protein kinase STY46 isoform X2, translating to MDEHEVSATTDGSSDDVVYSSSPTQQPANSIHHPPPAFGSSPNLEALAVEANESQIQNGDSAVNSYSTLPRPMHEITFSTDDKPKLLSQVLICFSKNKHQSEGICIYINFLLSRLIVVNSGYNALCSYLGHSDQ from the exons ATGGATGAACATGAG GTTTCTGCAACAACTGATGGCAGCTCTGATGATGTAGTTTATTCAAGCTCCCCTACACAGCAACCAGCCAATAG CATTCATCATCCACCACCTGCGTTTGGGTCATCTCCTAATCTTGAAGCCCTTGCAGTTGAAGCAAATGAGTCTCAAATTCAGAATGGGGATAGTGCTGTAAATAGTTATTCAACACTGCCCAG GCCCATGCATGAGATTACGTTTTCAACAGACGACAAACCAAAGCTTCTAAGTCAAGTGCTTATTTGTTTCTCTAAAAACAAACATCAAAGTGAAGGGATTTGCATCTATATAAACTTTCTTTTGAGTAGgctcatagttgtcaatagcggctataATGCGCTATGTAGCTATCTGGGTCATAGCGACCAATAG
- the LOC110929305 gene encoding serine/threonine-protein kinase STY46 isoform X1, whose protein sequence is MHQWLLHLAHDPANRPVFEVRLVQVSATTDGSSDDVVYSSSPTQQPANSIHHPPPAFGSSPNLEALAVEANESQIQNGDSAVNSYSTLPRPMHEITFSTDDKPKLLSQVLICFSKNKHQSEGICIYINFLLSRLIVVNSGYNALCSYLGHSDQ, encoded by the exons ATGCACCAATGGTTACTCCATCTAGCTCACGATCCTGCTAATAGGCCTGTATTTGAGGTCCGGCTAGTACAG GTTTCTGCAACAACTGATGGCAGCTCTGATGATGTAGTTTATTCAAGCTCCCCTACACAGCAACCAGCCAATAG CATTCATCATCCACCACCTGCGTTTGGGTCATCTCCTAATCTTGAAGCCCTTGCAGTTGAAGCAAATGAGTCTCAAATTCAGAATGGGGATAGTGCTGTAAATAGTTATTCAACACTGCCCAG GCCCATGCATGAGATTACGTTTTCAACAGACGACAAACCAAAGCTTCTAAGTCAAGTGCTTATTTGTTTCTCTAAAAACAAACATCAAAGTGAAGGGATTTGCATCTATATAAACTTTCTTTTGAGTAGgctcatagttgtcaatagcggctataATGCGCTATGTAGCTATCTGGGTCATAGCGACCAATAG